A portion of the Novosphingobium sp. KA1 genome contains these proteins:
- a CDS encoding carbonic anhydrase, translating into MNELIGRVFHFEKTIFPASSELFGKLTSEGQEPKALMISCADSRIVPEQIMQAQPGDLFVCRNAGNIVPPYSTQNGGVTSTVEYAVAALGVRDIIVCGHSDCGAMKALSNPVGLEAMPNVAAWLKHGAAAEHIVSTCHSDLDGKERVRAISLENIIAQIAHLRTHPSVAAAIARGEMTLHGWFVDIHAGQVLGLDGDTGQFVPLREDSALPVALAARTRFATEYAEAAE; encoded by the coding sequence GTGAACGAACTGATTGGACGCGTCTTCCACTTCGAGAAGACCATCTTCCCCGCCAGCAGCGAACTGTTCGGCAAGCTGACGTCCGAAGGCCAGGAGCCCAAGGCGCTGATGATCTCCTGCGCCGATTCGCGCATCGTGCCCGAGCAGATCATGCAGGCCCAGCCCGGCGACCTCTTCGTCTGCCGCAACGCCGGCAACATCGTGCCCCCCTATTCGACCCAGAACGGCGGCGTGACCTCGACCGTGGAATATGCCGTCGCCGCTCTCGGCGTGCGCGACATCATCGTCTGCGGCCACTCGGACTGCGGCGCGATGAAGGCGCTCAGCAACCCGGTCGGCCTCGAAGCCATGCCGAACGTCGCCGCATGGCTCAAGCACGGCGCCGCTGCCGAGCACATCGTCAGCACCTGCCACAGCGACCTCGACGGCAAGGAGCGCGTGCGCGCCATCAGCCTCGAGAACATCATCGCCCAGATCGCCCACTTGCGCACCCACCCCTCGGTCGCCGCCGCCATCGCCCGCGGTGAAATGACCCTGCACGGCTGGTTCGTGGACATCCACGCAGGCCAGGTGCTCGGCCTCGACGGCGACACCGGCCAGTTCGTGCCGCTGCGCGAAGACAGCGCCCTGCCGGTGGCCCTCGCCGCCCGCACCCGCTTCGCCACCGAATATGCCGAGGCCGCAGAGTGA
- a CDS encoding SulP family inorganic anion transporter, translating to MNSVSTERSGLFAHFGRDFTASIVVFLVAMPLCMGIAIASGVPPEKGLVTGIIGGLVVGLLAGSPLQVSGPAAGLAVIVFEFVREHGLEALGPVLLLAGVLQIVAGVLRLGGLFRAISPAVVHGMLAGIGALIVIGQFHILFDQKPMSSGLENMAMMPARILGLDPTNIASTELALMLGLLTIGVMIGWEKLRPKNLGLVPGALLGVMAATLVAWGLGLDVARIAVPESIGAAFALPTSTAWFAPLAQPALLVAALAIAFIASAETLLSAAAVDRMHDGVRTHYDKELRAQGIGNLLCGIFGALPMTGVIVRSSANVQAGAKTRLSTILHGVWILGFIALLPWLLREVPMAALGGVLVVTGWKLVNLSHVRHLFHAYGAFPAVIWAATFVLVVTTDLLTGVLAGLALTLVELLPHARNLRLKVQEHDNDEHTRLELGGGATFLGLTRLNAVLEKQPHHKPVHLDLHKVKVMDHTTAETIREWLGRRRQSGQTDTVTGPEAILRPLPIAA from the coding sequence GTGAACTCGGTATCCACCGAAAGAAGTGGGCTTTTTGCCCACTTCGGCCGGGACTTCACCGCGTCGATCGTGGTGTTCCTGGTCGCGATGCCGCTCTGCATGGGCATCGCCATCGCCTCCGGCGTGCCGCCTGAAAAGGGCCTCGTCACCGGCATCATCGGCGGTCTGGTCGTCGGCCTTCTGGCCGGCTCCCCGCTTCAGGTCAGCGGCCCCGCCGCTGGCCTTGCCGTCATTGTCTTCGAGTTCGTGCGCGAGCATGGCCTTGAAGCGCTCGGCCCCGTGCTGCTGCTGGCGGGCGTGCTGCAGATCGTTGCCGGCGTGCTGCGCCTCGGCGGCCTGTTCCGCGCGATCAGCCCGGCGGTGGTCCACGGCATGCTCGCCGGTATCGGCGCACTGATCGTGATCGGCCAGTTCCACATCCTCTTCGACCAGAAGCCGATGTCGAGCGGGCTCGAAAACATGGCGATGATGCCCGCACGCATCCTCGGCCTCGATCCCACCAACATCGCCTCCACCGAACTGGCGCTGATGCTCGGCCTGCTGACCATCGGCGTGATGATCGGCTGGGAAAAGCTGCGCCCGAAGAACCTCGGCCTCGTGCCCGGTGCGCTGCTCGGCGTGATGGCGGCAACGCTCGTCGCCTGGGGCCTGGGCCTCGACGTGGCGCGCATCGCCGTGCCCGAATCGATCGGCGCCGCCTTCGCGCTGCCGACCTCCACCGCCTGGTTCGCCCCGCTCGCGCAGCCCGCGCTGCTTGTCGCCGCGCTTGCCATCGCCTTCATCGCCAGCGCCGAGACGCTGCTCTCGGCCGCCGCGGTCGACCGCATGCATGACGGCGTGCGCACGCACTACGACAAGGAACTGCGCGCACAGGGCATCGGCAACCTGCTCTGCGGCATTTTCGGCGCCCTGCCGATGACCGGCGTGATCGTGCGCAGCTCGGCCAACGTCCAGGCCGGTGCCAAGACCCGTCTCTCGACGATCCTGCACGGCGTCTGGATCCTCGGCTTCATCGCCCTGCTGCCCTGGCTGCTGCGCGAAGTGCCGATGGCGGCGCTGGGCGGCGTGCTGGTCGTGACCGGCTGGAAGCTCGTGAACCTCAGCCACGTGCGTCACCTGTTCCACGCCTACGGCGCGTTCCCCGCCGTGATCTGGGCGGCGACTTTCGTGCTGGTGGTAACGACCGACCTGCTCACCGGCGTGCTGGCGGGCCTCGCCCTGACGCTGGTGGAACTGCTGCCCCATGCCAGGAACCTGCGCCTCAAGGTGCAGGAGCACGACAACGACGAGCACACCCGCCTCGAACTGGGCGGCGGCGCCACGTTCCTGGGCCTCACCCGCCTCAACGCGGTGCTGGAGAAGCAGCCCCACCACAAGCCGGTCCACCTCGACCTGCACAAGGTGAAGGTGATGGATCACACCACCGCGGAAACCATCCGCGAATGGCTCGGTCGCCGCCGCCAGAGCGGGCAGACCGATACCGTGACCGGCCCGGAAGCCATCCTGCGCCCGTTGCCGATCGCAGCCTGA
- a CDS encoding TorF family putative porin → MNFRLATGLLGLATAMLATPAMAQEEAPGPITVSGSVGLTTDYRFRGVSQTDKEMAVQGGVTVTHESGFYVATWASNLSGWGTFGGSNMELDLVGGYSTEISSGLKLDVGLTWYMYPGGASDTDFAEPYVKLSGDLGPASVLVGVAYAPKQQALGKVYASGADYLDGIGNPGAKTDNFYMWSDASAGIPNTPVTVKGHIGYSNGNSGLGPNGTSVAPTGEYVDWLLGADLALGPVTLGVAYVDTDISKSESAYLQPNFSSTKNGKTIAGSTVLFSLTAGF, encoded by the coding sequence ATGAATTTCCGTCTTGCCACCGGCCTCCTGGGCCTTGCTACCGCCATGCTTGCAACGCCTGCGATGGCGCAGGAAGAAGCACCGGGACCGATCACCGTCTCGGGCAGCGTGGGGCTGACCACCGACTACCGTTTCCGCGGCGTCTCGCAGACCGACAAGGAAATGGCCGTGCAAGGCGGCGTGACCGTCACCCATGAAAGCGGCTTCTACGTCGCCACCTGGGCCTCCAACCTTTCCGGCTGGGGCACCTTCGGCGGCTCGAACATGGAACTCGACCTTGTCGGCGGCTACTCGACCGAGATCAGCAGCGGCCTCAAGCTCGACGTCGGCCTGACCTGGTACATGTATCCGGGCGGCGCCAGCGACACCGACTTCGCCGAACCCTACGTCAAGCTTTCGGGCGACCTCGGCCCGGCCAGCGTGCTGGTCGGCGTGGCCTATGCGCCCAAGCAGCAGGCGCTCGGCAAAGTCTACGCCAGCGGCGCGGACTATCTCGACGGTATCGGCAACCCCGGCGCCAAGACCGACAACTTCTACATGTGGAGCGACGCCAGCGCCGGCATCCCCAACACTCCCGTCACCGTGAAGGGCCACATCGGCTACTCGAACGGCAACTCGGGCCTTGGGCCCAACGGCACCAGCGTCGCGCCGACCGGCGAATATGTCGACTGGCTGCTCGGCGCCGACCTGGCGCTCGGCCCGGTGACGCTGGGCGTCGCTTATGTCGACACCGACATCTCGAAGTCGGAATCGGCCTACCTGCAGCCGAACTTCTCCTCGACCAAGAACGGCAAGACGATCGCCGGTTCGACCGTGCTGTTCTCGCTCACCGCCGGTTTCTGA
- a CDS encoding metallophosphoesterase family protein: protein MRRFFRPSRPAEDHHPDAPGQSAAPPASLPPPSPSADPFRDRRIPPGKRIYAIGDIHGCADPFERLIDMIARDARGLSCRETAIVLLGDLVDRGPDSARVLDLVKLLQDSALEVHAIMGNHEEVLLELLDHPTEEVARFFARIGGRETLASYGVALPGSGDETHAIIEGVGAIPAEHRALLRGLCACAEFGDMFFTHAGIDPALALGDQDAATMRWIREPFIGSQQRFEKLVVHGHTITPAIDLAPGRVGIDTGAFRTGVLTALVLEDDRHWSLQTGIA from the coding sequence ATGCGCCGTTTCTTCCGGCCTTCGCGTCCCGCCGAGGACCACCACCCGGACGCGCCGGGGCAGAGCGCCGCGCCGCCCGCATCCCTGCCTCCACCATCGCCATCGGCCGATCCCTTCCGCGACCGGCGCATTCCTCCCGGAAAACGCATCTACGCGATTGGCGACATCCACGGCTGTGCCGACCCGTTCGAGCGCCTGATCGACATGATCGCCCGCGATGCGCGCGGCCTTTCCTGCCGCGAGACCGCAATCGTGCTGCTGGGAGACTTAGTCGACCGCGGCCCCGACAGCGCCCGCGTGCTCGATCTCGTGAAGCTCCTGCAGGACAGCGCGCTGGAAGTCCACGCGATCATGGGCAACCACGAGGAAGTCCTGCTCGAACTGCTCGACCACCCGACCGAGGAGGTTGCGCGGTTCTTTGCCCGCATCGGCGGGCGCGAGACATTGGCCAGCTACGGTGTGGCGCTTCCCGGCTCCGGGGACGAAACCCACGCCATCATCGAGGGGGTCGGCGCCATTCCCGCAGAACACCGCGCACTGCTGCGCGGGCTATGCGCCTGTGCCGAGTTCGGCGACATGTTTTTCACCCATGCCGGCATCGACCCGGCGTTGGCGCTTGGCGATCAGGACGCCGCCACCATGCGCTGGATTCGCGAACCCTTCATCGGCTCGCAGCAGCGCTTCGAGAAGCTGGTCGTGCACGGGCACACGATCACGCCGGCAATCGACCTGGCACCGGGACGGGTCGGCATCGACACCGGCGCCTTCCGGACCGGCGTGCTCACCGCGCTGGTGCTCGAGGACGACCGCCACTGGAGCCTCCAGACCGGCATTGCGTGA